The Paenibacillus sp. YPG26 genome includes a window with the following:
- a CDS encoding ATP-binding protein, translated as MKTFRMRLTLILMGLVGISMLAAGLIMAQVFKDSHLTVLEGNMAREINLISSTLELPKVDGDSGVMAYYTSKAQELDKLTDSRVTFISLDGKVIGDSESDPSKMSNHSNREEIISAIEHESTGTSIRYSNTMHENMLYVARHVVSKQGFDGYIRLSMSLKTVEEGLWKGWALTIGGLAVLFLAAALVSYRVAKGLTRPIEHITTVAHRISKLDYDARVDIQRHDEIGQLGSAINGMADSLQLQLKRIRDNEDLLQSVLSNMTGGILMVDTNGRIALVNREAERILRLKDTHMLGKLYHEIKRSYELTRFMDEGITRMEQMSEERTIYDPEEKILHFDSVPMFEDDGSYHGMLFLLRDVTEIRKLEVMRSEFVANVSHELKTPVAAVKGFAETLLSGGVKDEETSRSFLQIIFDEGDRLNRLIGDILELSKIESRRVPLEYSPVHVHSLLESIFEVLQSSAARKSITMQLEVPEELFMEADEDRLRQVFMNLLSNAISYTLDGGRVKVTVESLESSGEEEKIRFVISDTGIGIPKKDLPRIFERFYRVDKARSRSSGGTGLGLSIVKHLVELHHGTIRVESKVGEGTVFILDLPLLHNVE; from the coding sequence ATGAAAACTTTTCGAATGCGTTTAACCCTGATTCTAATGGGGCTTGTGGGGATATCGATGCTCGCCGCGGGATTGATCATGGCCCAAGTGTTCAAGGATTCCCACCTTACTGTGCTTGAGGGCAATATGGCCCGGGAAATAAATTTGATATCAAGTACTCTTGAACTGCCTAAGGTGGATGGCGACTCAGGTGTAATGGCCTACTATACCAGTAAGGCGCAAGAGCTTGATAAGCTTACGGACTCAAGGGTTACCTTTATAAGCCTGGATGGAAAAGTTATTGGCGACTCGGAAAGCGATCCTTCCAAAATGAGTAATCATAGCAACCGTGAAGAGATCATATCTGCGATAGAGCACGAGAGTACAGGAACATCCATCCGCTATAGTAACACAATGCATGAGAATATGCTGTACGTTGCCAGGCATGTGGTGTCCAAGCAGGGATTTGACGGCTATATTAGGCTGTCTATGAGCCTTAAGACGGTGGAGGAAGGTCTGTGGAAAGGCTGGGCGTTGACAATCGGGGGACTTGCGGTGCTCTTCCTGGCTGCGGCCTTGGTCAGTTACCGGGTTGCCAAGGGTCTTACGAGACCCATTGAGCATATTACGACAGTAGCTCACCGGATCTCCAAGCTTGATTATGATGCCCGTGTGGATATCCAGCGTCACGATGAGATCGGGCAGCTCGGAAGTGCCATCAATGGCATGGCCGACAGCCTTCAGCTCCAGCTAAAGCGTATTCGTGACAACGAAGACCTGCTGCAGAGCGTGCTGTCCAATATGACCGGCGGGATCCTTATGGTGGATACGAATGGAAGAATTGCGCTTGTGAACCGGGAGGCCGAGCGGATACTGCGTCTCAAAGATACGCATATGCTGGGTAAGCTATATCACGAAATCAAGCGAAGTTATGAGCTGACCCGGTTCATGGATGAAGGGATTACCCGCATGGAACAAATGAGTGAGGAACGGACGATTTATGATCCGGAAGAGAAGATCCTTCATTTTGATAGCGTGCCTATGTTCGAGGATGATGGATCTTACCACGGAATGCTGTTCCTGCTTAGGGATGTGACGGAGATCCGCAAGCTGGAAGTAATGCGGAGTGAATTCGTCGCAAATGTATCCCACGAGCTTAAGACGCCGGTCGCCGCGGTCAAAGGCTTCGCCGAGACGCTTCTGTCAGGCGGGGTCAAGGATGAGGAGACCAGCCGTTCCTTCCTTCAGATCATATTTGATGAAGGAGACCGGCTTAACCGGCTGATTGGTGATATTCTGGAATTGTCCAAGATCGAATCCAGACGGGTTCCGCTGGAGTATTCGCCTGTCCATGTGCATAGCCTGCTGGAGAGTATCTTTGAAGTTCTGCAGTCCTCGGCGGCGAGGAAATCTATTACTATGCAGCTTGAGGTTCCTGAAGAGTTGTTCATGGAGGCGGATGAGGACCGCCTGCGGCAAGTATTCATGAACCTGCTGTCCAATGCGATCAGTTACACTTTGGACGGAGGCAGGGTGAAAGTTACGGTCGAAAGCCTGGAGTCATCCGGCGAGGAGGAGAAGATCCGCTTTGTCATCAGTGATACCGGAATCGGCATACCGAAGAAAGACCTGCCAAGGATATTCGAACGCTTCTACCGGGTGGATAAGGCCCGTTCGCGCAGCTCAGGTGGAACAGGACTTGGCCTGTCGATTGTGAAGCATCTGGTCGAGCTTCATCATGGAACCATCCGGGTCGAGAGCAAGGTGGGAGAGGGAACGGTATTCATCCTGGATTTACCTCTGCTGCATAATGTAGAGTAG
- the icd gene encoding NADP-dependent isocitrate dehydrogenase has protein sequence MPNFEKYSLPTEGDKIEIQNGKLQVPNRPIIPFIEGDGTGRDIWKASVRVLDAAVEKAYSGEKKIAWYEVFAGEKAFNTYGEWLPADTLTAIREYIVAIKGPLTTPIGGGIRSLNVALRQELDLYVCLRPVRYFDGVPSPVKRPELVDMVIFRENTEDIYAGIEYQEGTEEVKKVLSFLQNEMGVKKIRFPETSGIGIKPVSEEGSKRLVRAAVQYAIDHGRKSVTLVHKGNIMKFTEGAFKNWGYEVAEQEFGDKVFTWAQYDQIKEQSGADAANAAQKEALDAGKILIKDAIADIALQQVLTRPTDFDVIATLNLNGDYLSDALAAQVGGIGIAPGANINYLTGHAIFEATHGTAPKYADLDVVNPGSVILSGVMLLEHLGWQEAADLIYKGLETSINNKTVTYDFARLMEGATEVKCSEFADQVISNM, from the coding sequence ATGCCTAACTTTGAGAAATACAGCCTGCCTACCGAAGGTGATAAAATTGAAATTCAGAACGGAAAGCTGCAGGTGCCGAACCGTCCAATTATCCCGTTTATCGAAGGTGACGGCACAGGCCGCGACATCTGGAAAGCATCCGTTCGTGTTCTTGATGCAGCTGTAGAGAAAGCTTACAGCGGAGAGAAGAAAATTGCCTGGTATGAAGTGTTCGCGGGCGAGAAAGCGTTCAATACATATGGCGAGTGGCTTCCGGCCGACACGCTAACCGCGATTCGTGAATATATCGTAGCCATCAAAGGACCTTTGACTACGCCAATCGGCGGAGGAATCCGCTCTCTTAACGTGGCGCTGCGTCAAGAGCTGGACCTGTACGTATGTCTTCGTCCTGTCCGCTACTTTGACGGTGTGCCGTCTCCGGTGAAGCGTCCGGAGCTGGTTGACATGGTTATCTTCCGTGAGAACACAGAGGACATCTATGCGGGTATTGAGTACCAGGAAGGTACTGAGGAAGTGAAGAAGGTTCTCTCCTTCCTGCAGAATGAGATGGGCGTGAAGAAGATCCGCTTCCCGGAGACTTCCGGTATCGGCATCAAGCCTGTATCTGAAGAAGGCTCGAAGCGCCTTGTCCGCGCAGCAGTTCAATATGCCATTGATCATGGACGCAAGAGCGTAACGCTTGTTCACAAAGGCAATATCATGAAGTTCACAGAAGGTGCCTTCAAGAACTGGGGTTATGAAGTAGCTGAGCAGGAGTTCGGTGATAAAGTGTTCACTTGGGCACAGTACGACCAGATCAAGGAGCAATCCGGTGCGGACGCGGCGAATGCGGCACAGAAGGAAGCTCTCGATGCAGGCAAGATCCTCATCAAGGATGCGATTGCCGACATTGCCCTGCAGCAGGTTCTGACCCGTCCGACTGACTTTGATGTCATTGCAACCCTTAACCTGAACGGGGACTATCTGTCTGATGCCCTGGCAGCTCAAGTAGGCGGTATCGGTATCGCCCCGGGCGCGAACATCAACTATCTGACAGGCCATGCGATCTTCGAAGCTACCCATGGAACAGCGCCTAAATATGCTGATCTTGACGTAGTTAACCCGGGTTCGGTTATTCTGTCCGGCGTTATGCTGCTTGAGCATTTGGGATGGCAGGAAGCCGCAGACCTGATCTACAAAGGGCTTGAGACCTCTATTAATAACAAGACCGTTACTTATGACTTTGCCCGCCTGATGGAAGGCGCTACAGAAGTGAAGTGCTCGGAGTTCGCGGATCAAGTTATTAGTAACATGTAG
- a CDS encoding glycosyltransferase family 2 protein — protein MTTDQPMVSIIIAVRNEGINLLTTLESLKVSKTALPYEVIIVDDGSIDSCCEFLFGYRMPVPIHYIKTYSVGPAEARNRGAEMAKGQVGIFCAGHLYFEDYWIEALIAPILNGDVNCSSPGISRLKDPSGQVGYGQWLCLPEFRASWMYDLPSPYDAAVMPWECIAAELESFRSLRGFDRGFREGSAIAAEFSLRMRLFGYCCRINPGLRILLVERTIFPYVPPADYSGYHLLRMAVLHFNEERLRKTWETVGRNAVTAGWESEIKDSGAFSDREKYMTNRRFDDSWFFERYNIEF, from the coding sequence ATGACCACGGATCAGCCCATGGTGTCGATTATAATTGCGGTCAGAAATGAAGGAATTAATCTATTAACCACGCTGGAGTCACTGAAGGTCTCGAAGACTGCTCTTCCCTATGAGGTCATTATCGTGGATGACGGATCGATAGACAGCTGTTGCGAGTTCCTGTTCGGGTACCGTATGCCGGTCCCAATTCATTATATTAAGACTTATAGCGTTGGGCCGGCTGAGGCCCGTAACCGGGGAGCGGAGATGGCTAAAGGGCAGGTGGGTATATTTTGCGCCGGTCATCTGTATTTCGAGGATTACTGGATCGAGGCATTAATTGCACCCATCCTTAACGGTGATGTGAACTGCTCCAGTCCCGGGATATCCAGGTTGAAGGACCCGTCGGGACAAGTGGGTTATGGACAATGGCTGTGTCTGCCGGAATTCCGTGCGAGCTGGATGTATGATTTGCCCTCACCCTATGATGCCGCCGTTATGCCATGGGAATGTATAGCTGCCGAGCTGGAGAGCTTTCGCAGCCTGCGGGGCTTTGACAGAGGCTTCAGGGAGGGTTCTGCGATTGCAGCGGAATTCTCCTTGCGGATGAGGTTATTCGGATATTGCTGCCGAATTAATCCAGGCCTCCGTATATTATTGGTTGAGCGCACGATATTCCCCTATGTTCCTCCAGCTGATTACAGTGGGTATCATCTGCTTAGAATGGCTGTATTACATTTTAACGAAGAGAGATTGCGGAAGACATGGGAGACCGTGGGCAGAAACGCAGTAACTGCGGGCTGGGAGTCTGAAATTAAAGATTCGGGGGCATTTTCGGATAGAGAGAAGTACATGACTAACCGGAGGTTCGATGACAGCTGGTTCTTTGAACGTTATAATATTGAATTCTAA
- a CDS encoding SDR family oxidoreductase, translating to MSDSNQQPKQTLPPQHQTQRPGIEEQMNPLPQYEGNYLPAGKLKDKVALITGGDSGIGRAVALAYAKEGADVAIVYLNEHDDAKKTKDEVEKTGRKVLLIPGDIGDEAFAQEAVQKTVSELGRLDILVNNAGEQHPQENIEDITSEQLERTFRTNIFAMFYLTKAAMPHLKKGSTIINTASVTAYKGNPTLLDYSSTKGAIVSFTRALSMNLVGKKGIRVNAVAPGPIWTPLIPSTFDEEKVKQFGADSPMQRPGQPEELAASYVFLASEDSSYISGQVIHVNGGEIVNG from the coding sequence ATGTCAGATAGTAATCAACAGCCTAAGCAGACATTGCCACCACAGCACCAGACCCAGAGACCGGGTATTGAGGAGCAAATGAATCCACTTCCGCAGTATGAGGGTAACTACTTGCCTGCCGGCAAGCTGAAAGATAAGGTAGCGCTCATCACGGGAGGCGACAGCGGAATTGGACGCGCCGTTGCACTCGCATATGCCAAAGAAGGCGCTGATGTAGCGATTGTATATTTGAATGAGCATGATGATGCCAAGAAGACCAAGGATGAGGTGGAGAAGACCGGACGCAAGGTCCTGCTTATTCCTGGAGATATCGGCGATGAAGCCTTCGCTCAGGAGGCTGTCCAGAAGACGGTCAGCGAGCTGGGGCGACTGGATATTCTAGTCAATAATGCGGGGGAACAGCACCCGCAGGAGAATATCGAGGATATTACTTCAGAGCAGCTGGAGCGTACGTTCCGTACAAATATTTTTGCGATGTTCTACTTGACCAAGGCGGCAATGCCTCATCTTAAGAAGGGCAGCACCATCATTAACACGGCTTCCGTAACGGCTTATAAAGGAAACCCAACGCTGCTGGATTATTCGTCGACTAAGGGAGCTATCGTCAGCTTCACGCGCGCACTCTCGATGAATCTGGTCGGCAAGAAGGGGATCCGAGTCAATGCGGTTGCCCCTGGCCCAATCTGGACCCCGTTGATTCCATCAACGTTCGATGAAGAGAAGGTGAAGCAGTTCGGCGCGGATTCGCCGATGCAGCGTCCGGGTCAGCCGGAAGAGCTGGCTGCGAGCTATGTATTCCTGGCTTCCGAGGATTCTTCCTATATCAGCGGACAAGTCATTCATGTGAATGGCGGCGAGATTGTGAACGGGTAA
- a CDS encoding FxsA family protein encodes MRKWAFLWILVIVFVEFWVYSLVGGRIGVGKTIFLTVATSIIGGLMVQFEGRKVLESVKGQMNNGQVPGRTVVDGLCILLGGLLLLIPGFVTDAIGFTMVFPLTRPIYKVFLVKWVAKKMKDGSITFFRR; translated from the coding sequence ATGCGTAAATGGGCATTCTTATGGATTTTAGTGATCGTATTTGTTGAGTTCTGGGTGTATTCCCTAGTAGGCGGGCGGATCGGGGTTGGCAAGACGATCTTTCTAACCGTGGCGACCTCTATAATCGGTGGGCTTATGGTTCAATTTGAAGGCCGTAAGGTTCTGGAGTCGGTTAAAGGACAGATGAATAATGGCCAGGTTCCTGGCCGTACGGTTGTGGATGGACTATGCATATTACTCGGAGGGCTGCTGTTGCTCATTCCCGGATTTGTGACGGATGCCATCGGTTTCACAATGGTGTTCCCCTTAACCCGGCCTATCTACAAAGTATTTCTAGTTAAATGGGTCGCCAAAAAAATGAAGGATGGCTCGATAACATTTTTCCGGCGTTAA
- a CDS encoding citrate/2-methylcitrate synthase, whose protein sequence is MTATKGLEGIVAAASSISSIEDGVLAYRGINIDELAEHAIFEEVAYLLWYGKLPTQSELGALQQQLSEYAAIPSEVMEQLKLYPRHANTMAALRTGVSALALYDETAGDISHESTQDKAIRLQAQIPTLIAAFDRIRKGKEPIAPKQGVSLAYNFLYMLSGEEPDSVAVKALDQALVLHADHELNASTFSARVTVATLSDIYSGVTSAIGTLKGPLHGGANEAVMHMLSEIGSLDKTEEYIQQKLDNKDKIMGFGHRVYKNGDPRAKHLQKMSRELSELKGDSTLYEMSVKIESLVTSQKGLKPNVDFYSASVYTMLGIEKDLFTPIFAISRLSGWTAHIVEQLDNNRIIRPRAEYTGLYNQRYIPIELR, encoded by the coding sequence ATGACAGCTACCAAAGGCCTGGAAGGTATTGTGGCTGCGGCTTCTTCTATCAGCTCTATCGAAGACGGCGTACTGGCTTACCGTGGAATTAATATCGATGAGCTAGCTGAACATGCCATTTTTGAAGAAGTGGCTTATTTGCTTTGGTACGGCAAGCTGCCGACGCAGTCTGAGCTTGGCGCACTTCAGCAGCAGCTTAGCGAATATGCGGCCATCCCTTCCGAGGTAATGGAACAGCTCAAACTGTATCCTCGCCATGCGAACACCATGGCTGCACTTCGCACGGGTGTATCCGCACTGGCTCTATATGACGAGACGGCAGGGGATATCAGTCATGAATCCACTCAGGACAAGGCAATCCGGCTGCAAGCTCAAATACCGACACTGATCGCGGCCTTTGACCGTATCCGTAAAGGGAAAGAGCCCATTGCGCCCAAGCAGGGTGTAAGCCTGGCGTACAACTTCCTGTACATGCTGTCTGGCGAAGAGCCGGATTCTGTTGCGGTTAAGGCTTTGGATCAAGCCTTGGTTCTGCATGCGGATCACGAGCTTAACGCGTCTACTTTCTCCGCACGGGTTACCGTGGCAACGCTATCGGATATATACTCCGGTGTGACCTCGGCAATCGGGACCTTGAAGGGGCCTCTGCACGGGGGTGCCAATGAAGCGGTGATGCATATGCTTTCGGAGATTGGCTCCTTGGATAAGACAGAGGAATATATCCAGCAGAAGCTGGATAACAAAGATAAGATTATGGGCTTCGGTCACCGCGTATACAAAAATGGCGACCCGCGTGCCAAGCATCTGCAGAAAATGTCCAGAGAGCTTAGTGAGCTGAAGGGAGACTCCACGCTCTATGAGATGTCGGTGAAGATTGAATCCCTGGTCACCTCGCAAAAGGGCCTGAAGCCGAATGTTGATTTCTACTCTGCCTCTGTATACACCATGCTGGGAATTGAGAAAGATTTGTTCACACCGATCTTTGCAATCAGCCGTCTGTCCGGATGGACAGCCCACATCGTGGAGCAGCTGGACAATAACCGGATTATTCGTCCACGCGCGGAGTACACGGGCCTATATAATCAGAGATATATCCCGATTGAATTAAGATAG
- the mdh gene encoding malate dehydrogenase, with protein sequence MGIQRKKITVVGAGFTGATTALMLAQKELGDVVLLDIPQLENPTKGKALDMLEASPVQGFDSKITGTSSYEDAAGSDIVIITAGIARKPGMSRDDLVSTNAGIVASVCENVKKYCPDSIVMILSNPVDAMTYAAYQALGFPKNRVIGQSGVLDTARYCTFIAQELNVSVEDVRGFVLGGHGDDMVPLVRYSSVGGIPIDTLIPPDRINAIVQRTRVGGGEIVSLLGNGSAYYAPAASLVQMAEAVLKDKKRIIPVITLLEGEYGYHDLFLGVPAVLGGNGVERLFELELTAEEKAALDQSAESVRSVIKVVQG encoded by the coding sequence GTGGGAATCCAACGCAAAAAAATTACGGTTGTGGGTGCCGGTTTCACCGGTGCGACTACAGCTCTGATGCTTGCGCAAAAGGAACTTGGCGATGTTGTCCTGCTGGACATTCCGCAGCTTGAGAACCCGACCAAAGGCAAGGCTCTGGATATGCTTGAAGCAAGCCCGGTTCAGGGCTTCGACAGCAAGATTACAGGTACTTCCAGTTATGAGGACGCCGCGGGCTCTGACATCGTGATTATTACGGCTGGCATAGCCCGTAAGCCGGGTATGAGCCGGGATGATCTGGTGAGTACGAATGCGGGGATTGTAGCTTCCGTCTGTGAGAATGTGAAGAAATACTGCCCTGATTCTATCGTAATGATCTTGAGCAACCCGGTTGATGCGATGACTTACGCGGCGTACCAGGCACTTGGCTTCCCCAAGAATCGTGTAATCGGTCAATCGGGAGTGCTGGATACGGCGAGGTACTGCACCTTTATAGCTCAGGAGCTTAACGTATCTGTAGAAGATGTCCGCGGCTTCGTTCTGGGTGGGCACGGTGATGATATGGTGCCGCTGGTCCGCTATTCCAGCGTAGGTGGAATTCCTATCGATACCCTGATCCCGCCAGACCGTATTAATGCGATTGTTCAGCGTACACGTGTAGGCGGGGGAGAAATCGTAAGCCTGCTCGGGAACGGCAGTGCGTATTATGCACCTGCGGCATCGCTTGTCCAGATGGCAGAAGCTGTCTTGAAGGATAAGAAACGCATTATCCCGGTTATCACACTGCTTGAAGGTGAGTATGGGTATCATGACTTGTTCCTTGGGGTTCCCGCTGTACTGGGCGGTAACGGAGTTGAAAGATTGTTTGAGCTTGAATTAACAGCCGAAGAGAAGGCAGCGCTTGATCAATCCGCTGAATCGGTGCGGAGTGTCATTAAGGTTGTTCAAGGCTAG
- the ytvI gene encoding sporulation integral membrane protein YtvI, translating into MDNIILKRLLRGIWVIAALVLIGLAFYWLIPLVYPFLIAWLIAYAMNPFIRFLQKRVKMPKWLAVTLGLLVYFGGAFIILSAVVTRSVKELIHLTQSFDLHIEKWKSFFINWAQSDGIQNIIGEINKFIRNNPDYQHTINQNINRTTETISSMVTRIVSGFLNGIVNLLTSLPNLGVILIVVMLATFFISKNWERHMRTMTGWVPLPFRKTAKDVWGDLQKALFGYLRAQFIMISITAAIVLIGLLILGVDSAFTFALLIGFVDLLPYLGVGTIMVPWLTYAYLSGDIRLGIGLSILYGIILVARQLIEPKVLASSVGLDPLPTLIGMFVGLKLFGVLGLIIGPVAFVVISAVNRANVFRDLRNYIVNGRLH; encoded by the coding sequence TTGGACAATATTATACTCAAAAGGTTACTTCGGGGGATCTGGGTTATTGCGGCTCTCGTTCTAATCGGACTAGCATTCTATTGGCTCATTCCGCTGGTATATCCCTTCCTGATTGCCTGGCTGATCGCCTATGCGATGAACCCATTTATCCGCTTTCTGCAAAAGAGAGTCAAGATGCCAAAGTGGCTGGCGGTCACACTCGGCCTTCTGGTCTATTTTGGCGGGGCCTTCATTATCCTCTCCGCGGTAGTGACCCGTTCGGTGAAAGAACTGATTCACCTTACCCAGTCATTCGATCTGCATATCGAGAAGTGGAAATCTTTCTTTATCAATTGGGCTCAAAGCGATGGAATCCAGAATATTATTGGAGAGATCAACAAGTTCATTCGGAACAATCCAGATTACCAGCATACCATTAACCAGAACATTAACCGGACCACAGAGACGATCAGTTCCATGGTGACCCGGATTGTCTCCGGATTCCTGAACGGGATTGTGAACCTGCTGACATCCCTGCCTAACCTGGGTGTGATCCTGATCGTGGTCATGCTGGCTACCTTCTTCATCAGCAAGAACTGGGAACGGCATATGCGAACCATGACAGGCTGGGTTCCTCTTCCGTTCCGCAAAACAGCCAAGGATGTATGGGGAGATCTTCAGAAGGCGCTGTTCGGTTACCTGCGTGCCCAATTCATCATGATCTCGATCACCGCTGCCATTGTCCTCATCGGGCTGCTGATTCTCGGAGTAGACTCCGCATTCACCTTTGCCTTGTTAATTGGCTTTGTCGATCTTCTCCCTTATCTTGGCGTGGGAACAATTATGGTCCCCTGGCTTACATACGCCTATCTCTCGGGAGATATCCGACTTGGGATCGGTCTGTCTATACTTTATGGTATTATCCTGGTTGCCCGTCAGTTAATCGAGCCAAAAGTATTGGCCAGCAGTGTGGGACTTGATCCCCTGCCTACGCTGATTGGCATGTTCGTGGGTCTCAAGCTCTTCGGAGTTCTCGGCCTGATTATCGGCCCCGTCGCCTTCGTTGTGATTTCGGCGGTGAACCGAGCCAATGTATTCAGGGATCTGAGGAACTATATTGTCAATGGCCGGCTTCACTGA
- a CDS encoding helix-turn-helix transcriptional regulator: MNYDSLGKRLRQERRKMHWTQEKLAERVDVSDAYIGQIERGERSLSLDTLIRLANELGVTVDYLLHDSIEITEDQFVNQLRQIMMNRSPKEKQMALDMIKLMFTHLDDLSRTEE, from the coding sequence ATGAACTATGATTCGCTCGGCAAAAGACTGCGGCAGGAGCGCCGCAAGATGCATTGGACTCAAGAGAAGCTGGCAGAGAGAGTCGATGTCTCTGACGCATACATAGGACAAATTGAACGAGGCGAGCGAAGCCTGTCGCTGGACACGCTTATCAGACTGGCTAATGAACTTGGTGTCACTGTTGATTATCTGCTTCACGATTCTATAGAGATCACAGAGGACCAATTCGTGAACCAGCTTCGCCAGATTATGATGAACCGATCTCCTAAAGAGAAACAAATGGCTCTCGATATGATTAAGCTCATGTTCACGCATCTGGATGATCTTTCGAGAACAGAGGAGTAG
- a CDS encoding response regulator transcription factor, producing MTHRLLVIEDEPTLSRLLSYNLSNEGYEVTVEEHGQTGCDAALKSEFDLILLDLMLPGMNGFEIMSKLRSEGVKTPIVILTAKNAEEEVVQGLKSGADDYITKPFGVAELLARVAAVLRRSTGQDERDKPQLQPESQISLGELAIYPEKYEVTLGGEHITLRPKEFEVLLYLARKPGVVMTRDDLMNAVWGFDYIGGQRTVDVHVSSLRKKLELDPQSVHIDSIRGVGYKLVVNKKRIAHHFG from the coding sequence ATGACACATAGACTATTGGTTATTGAGGATGAGCCGACCTTATCCAGATTATTGTCTTATAACCTCTCTAATGAGGGATATGAAGTTACTGTGGAAGAGCATGGACAGACCGGCTGCGATGCTGCGCTCAAATCAGAATTTGATCTGATTCTGCTGGATTTGATGCTGCCCGGAATGAACGGATTCGAGATTATGTCCAAGCTGCGGAGCGAGGGTGTGAAGACACCTATCGTCATCCTGACAGCCAAGAATGCGGAAGAAGAAGTTGTTCAGGGACTTAAGTCAGGGGCGGATGATTATATTACCAAGCCCTTCGGCGTGGCTGAGCTATTAGCCCGTGTCGCAGCCGTTCTTAGACGATCCACCGGGCAGGATGAGCGGGATAAGCCCCAGCTTCAGCCTGAGTCGCAGATCAGTCTTGGCGAACTGGCAATCTATCCGGAGAAATATGAGGTTACCCTGGGAGGGGAGCATATTACGCTTCGGCCCAAGGAATTCGAGGTGCTCCTGTATCTGGCCAGAAAGCCGGGTGTGGTGATGACCAGGGACGACTTGATGAATGCGGTATGGGGCTTCGACTATATCGGAGGACAGCGCACGGTGGATGTGCATGTAAGCTCGCTTCGTAAGAAGCTTGAGCTTGACCCCCAGTCTGTTCATATCGATTCGATCCGTGGGGTCGGTTACAAGCTGGTTGTGAATAAGAAGAGAATTGCCCATCATTTTGGATAA
- a CDS encoding thioesterase family protein has protein sequence MGTQHRGADKSSRWFKAELRVRYQETDQMSVVYHSNYLGWFEIGRTEMIRQLGYDYRAIEQEGVLLPVIDANLQFKLPAHYDDQISVFTRVTSFSPLRLGYAYEIRRFRNAGNGSGEIIGDSDQLPGELLVTGSTSHVWVDLDWKPVRLDKKLPNLYNALDSILTRA, from the coding sequence ATGGGCACACAACATCGAGGCGCGGATAAAAGCAGCCGCTGGTTCAAGGCAGAGCTTCGGGTACGGTATCAGGAGACGGATCAGATGTCAGTTGTCTACCACAGCAACTATCTGGGCTGGTTCGAGATTGGAAGGACCGAGATGATCCGCCAGCTGGGATATGACTACAGAGCCATTGAGCAGGAAGGTGTTCTGCTCCCGGTTATTGATGCGAATCTGCAGTTCAAGCTTCCTGCACATTATGATGATCAGATTTCCGTCTTCACGAGAGTCACTTCTTTCTCCCCGCTCCGGCTGGGGTACGCTTATGAAATAAGACGCTTCCGGAACGCTGGGAATGGCTCAGGCGAAATAATCGGGGATTCGGATCAGCTGCCCGGTGAATTGCTCGTAACAGGCTCTACAAGCCACGTATGGGTCGATCTGGACTGGAAGCCGGTGCGGCTGGATAAAAAGCTGCCGAACCTGTACAATGCTCTTGATAGCATATTAACAAGGGCGTAA
- the yfbR gene encoding 5'-deoxynucleotidase yields MNYHFSAYMYRLRAIHRWSLMRSTSTENVAEHSYHVAILAHLLCEIANQLYGKHLQADRAATLALFHDATEVFTGDIPTPVKHHNPRLLSNFREMEAIAAERLASMIPEPLKPIYAPLLDPASETDQELRKYVKAADSLDAYLKCAWEVASGNREFAAAKDQLQSKLESLDMPEVSYFLEHLAPSFELTLDELSEDSAD; encoded by the coding sequence ATGAATTATCACTTTTCAGCTTACATGTACAGACTGCGGGCCATCCACCGCTGGAGTCTGATGCGAAGCACCTCCACAGAGAATGTCGCCGAGCATTCCTACCATGTGGCAATCCTGGCCCATCTCCTGTGTGAAATTGCCAACCAGCTCTACGGCAAGCATCTTCAAGCTGACCGAGCGGCCACGCTGGCCCTGTTCCATGACGCCACAGAAGTATTCACAGGAGATATTCCCACCCCTGTGAAGCACCATAATCCGAGGCTCCTCTCCAATTTTAGAGAAATGGAAGCCATCGCCGCTGAGCGCCTTGCCTCCATGATCCCTGAGCCGCTTAAGCCGATATATGCACCTCTGCTCGATCCTGCTTCTGAGACCGACCAAGAGCTCCGCAAGTATGTAAAAGCCGCTGACAGCCTGGATGCGTACTTAAAATGCGCCTGGGAGGTTGCCTCGGGCAATCGCGAGTTTGCTGCTGCCAAAGATCAGCTTCAGAGCAAGCTTGAGAGCCTGGATATGCCGGAAGTCTCCTACTTCCTGGAACACTTGGCCCCAAGCTTTGAGTTAACCCTGGACGAGCTCTCTGAAGACTCCGCAGATTAA